A stretch of DNA from Triticum dicoccoides isolate Atlit2015 ecotype Zavitan chromosome 2A, WEW_v2.0, whole genome shotgun sequence:
GCGGGGACTACCCGCTTGGCTCCAAGGTCCGTCGTTTCCTTCTCTACTGAAATACTACCAAGCAGATAATTTCTGAAGTATTTCCTCTTTTTGATCCGAAAAGCACAGCAAATTTCGGTCCCTGTCAACTAGACTGTTTGGTTAAACTGCCGAGATTTGAATCCACATCTTGCCATAAACTGTAGGATTTAGTTTTGCAAAAATGCTTCTGGTTCATTGCTCAAGGAGAACAACAGTAGGGTGCTAGAATTCAGAGTGTTCTCTGTTTGCAAAACTGAATGTTGACAGAGAAGATCAGGATTAGGGGATAACTCACACCACGCATTCTCATTGATCGAGTAGGGGGTATATATACAGCTTAGTGCTACCTGCCTACTTAGTGGAGATCATGGGGTGGAGAAACTACCCGACGTGCGCCACGATCTGGCTGCACGAGCCGGTGCGCGTCGTGTACACGGTGACTATACAGAGGGCGTACACAACGGCATACTACTGCCTAACACTGAAAATCTCTTACAGTAAAAAACAAAACTGAAAATCTCTAGTCTGGAGTCGGACACTGGGTACTATGTCACATTGATTCCCCCAAGTTCTGTTCTTTGCATACATATGTTTTATCTCAAACAGAAACTGATGTCAATATTTATTCCGATGATGCACCAGCTCAGTGGCAAGCGAGTAGGCATCATCGGTTTGGGGAGCATCGGTACATTGATCGCGAGGCGGCTCGAGGCATTTGGCTGCACCATCTCCTATCACTCCAGAAGGGCCAAGGATTCAGCAACCATCTCGTACAAATATTTCCCCAGTGTCATCAGCCTCGCTCTCGAATCCGACGTGCTGGTCGTCGCCTGCGCTCTCAACGATCAGACACGGCACATTGTCAACAAGGAAGTCCTGGAGGCGCTAGGGAAAGACGGCGTCATCGTGAACATTGCCCGCGGAGGGAACGTCGATGAGGCGGCGCTGATCCGCGCACTCAAGGGAGGGGGGATAGCGGGCGCGGGCCTCGATGTCTTTGAGATGGAGCCTGTGGTGCCGGCAGAGCTACTCTCCATGGAAAATGTGGTGCTCACAGCGCATGAGGCCGTCTTTACTGTGGAGTCGGCCTCTGATATTTCGGACCTCATGATCGGGAACCTTGAGGCGTTCTTCCAAGGTAAGCCATTGCTCACGCCGGTGCTTCCGGAGCAAATGCTGTAGATGATACAACAACAGATCAGACCACGTGAGGTTTCATATGACATTTGTGATTGATGTTACATGCGACAAGTAGATAGTATATATATTGCTCCTCCTCTGAGTAAGCAAGGGCCGCGCCAGCATCATTAGTGGCGGTTCTTAAAATGCAGCAAGGGACATTTATAAGAATAAATGTGCATGGTCTGTAATTAGAAAAGGATGGTGGAGAAAGCCAATATCTTGGTCTATAAGTATGTGAAGTACTTGACTGCTCAATGTTTTACTGATCACTACCAGTCTACCATGCATGCAAATCCGATGTAGCTGAACATGAATATCACGTCCGGTTCGctccagtagctgctgcatctctgaAGAACCAGGTGTGTACATGTACGTAGCAGCCCACAGCTATTTTGATTGTCGAGCCATGTACATCATGCATGCCCGTGAAATTTGGCAGAAACTGTGATGAAATTTAAAGTTGAACTCCATCCATGTGGCAGGATAAAAGCAAGGAACACCTCCCTGGTCAGGTGGTGGTAACTGGCTAAATGCCCAGGTATGCAGTAAATGAGCTCGCTGCCCTTATGGGATTTCCATGTTCCTGTAATCTGATACAAAACTCAACCGACAAAAGAGCGCCATGACTCTCTGAAGGCGAAGATTTCTCGCTCAGAAATATGTACATGCCAATCGGGGATGAATGGTGGACTTATGATCAGGCGAAGGATGAAGGTTAGGTGGTCGCTGCTCAAGCAGCAGATCCTGAACCCTGCCTGGTTCTGCCCCTTCTCAGCAAAATTGTGCCATTTCAGAAATAATTGTAGGGTAAGTTTTGCAAATTGCTTCTGGTTCATTGCTCAAGAAGGTAGAGTGATCTGTAGTCTGGGTACATTGTGCGGGTGGTCATCATTCACTCACTGTTCCCAAGTCCTGGACAAATTTCCCCCTTGTTAGATGGTTACCAGTCGAAGGCTCTAGGCGCAAGGATAAGGTGGAATTGGAAATTATATGTGGGCTCGTGTTAAGTTTAGTGTACCTAAAGCCATCACAAAATTGTTACTATCacttgtggaagggaacataattTTTTTCAAGTGAAGTATGAAAACGTTCCCTGATTTTGCAAGACGGGCGGGCAAAGCGGACACTCACACCTTGAATGTGGAACAGACGAGCGTGAGACGAAGGACTTCAAATGGTGCCATGGCTTAACGCTGGTCATGAAACATGGTAGGGTTGAGGAGCCGTCTTAAGGGGCAGAGGATTCGATGCTAGAGGTCGTAGTGGGGTTATGATGATGCACGTAGAGGACACGGGCATGGTGAGTTCTTTGATTGGCGATTACACCAGGAGCATACCTTCCCCAAGCAAAACCAGGGTGGTCAGAACAATGGTACAAGGAAACTTAATGGCACAAAAAGCAGCCCATGTGAAGCCTAGGAATGTGCCAAGGCGGATaagaatcactagtagaaaaaggggctttcgttaaacctggccagcccattagtctcggttctgcCATGAGccgggaccaatggatgcattcgtcccggttcgtgagcccagggggccggccggggcctcgtgggcattggtcccggttcgtatggacccatttgtcccggttccaggcacgaaccgggaccaatgggcctcgctcctggcccacaaacatagctcccggttcttggctcgaaccgggacagaaggctgggctttagtcccggttccagccacgaaccgggacaaatgagcttCCTATATATACCTCATCGCCggtgagcagagcactccacagtgctctgttttttgctgGTCGGCGaggaagggcatttgggtgctctagctcacctcttatgcatgtgaggtgtttgatgaaatgtccgagccacattagttaagctttctcctctcgaagctctacctcggagctccattttttccgagatttgtctaggtttagcggtccatcacgccccgtcctcgtcttcaccaccgtcgatctcgtcgcggcaccaccgtggtgagcctcttattcttatcttctttctgaaagaaaaaaaatcttactttagatagatacttgtctaattttcttaattttgacacacataattatatataatgcacgcagatgaaccggcaatggatgtacggtgacagacacacctccaagtacattaagggcatgcgtaaatttctcgaagtggctgaggcaaacaagcagaatggttttatgtgttgtccatgccctgattgtgggaatacgatgtcttactctgacaagaaaatccttcacacccacctgctttataaaggTTTCATGCCaccctataatgtttggacgatgcACAGAGAAATAtgagttatgatggaagacagcgaagaagaagagggcgatgacaactatgtgccccctgaatatagtGATGCTGCAaggggggaagctgaagatcaagagaaagctgaagatcaagaggaagctgaagatcaagaggaaccagacgatgtgcccgatgatgatctctgtcgggtcattgttgatgcaagggaaaagtgcgaaagtgaaaaggagaagctgaagttcgatcgcatgttagaggatcacaaaaaagggttgtaccccaattgcgaagatggcaacacaaagctcggtagcgtactggaattgctgcagtggaaggcagagaatgttgtgcctgacaaaggatttgtgaAGCtagtgaaaatattgaagaagaagcttccaaatgataacgaattgcccgacagtacgtacgcagcaaagaaggtcgtatgccctctaggattggaggtggagaagatacatgcatgccctattgACTGCATCCTGTATcgtggtgcgtacaaggatttgaacgcatgcccggtatgcggtgcattgcggtataagatcggacgagatgaccctggtgatgttgagggcgatccccgcaggaagagggttcctgcgaaggtgatgtggtatgctcctataataccacggttgaaacgactgttcagaaacaaagagcatgccaagtttatgcgatggcacagtgaggaccttaagaaagacgggaagttgagagcacccgctcacgggtcgcagtggagaaaaatcgagagaaagtactgggctcagtttgcaggtgacccaaggaccgtatggtttggtttaagcgcggatggcattaattctttcggtgagcagagcagcaatcacaacacctggcccgtgactctatgtatgtataaccttcctccttggatatgcatgaagcggaagttcattatgatgccaattctcatccaaggccctaagcaacccgacaacgacattgatgtgtacctaaggccattagttgaagaacttttacagctgtggaatggaaagtgtgtgggatgagcacaaacaggtggaatttaacctgcatgtgttgctgtttgtaaccatcaacgattgtcccgctcttagtaacctttcaggacagacaaataagggataccacgcatgcacgcactgtttagctgacaccgaaagtatatacctgaacagatgcaggaagaatgtgtatctgggccatcgtcgatttctcccgaccaaccatcaatgtcgaaagaaaggcaagcatttcaaaggcgagacagatcaccggaagaagcccgccatgcgtaccggtgatcacgtacttgacaGGTGGAattttaccaaagaagagaaggaaatcttttttgaatgcctgcatagtatgaaggtcccgactggcttctcgtcgaatataaagggaataataaatattccagagaaaaaattccagaacctaaagtctcatgactgccacatgattatgacgcaactgcttccggttgcattgagggggcttctaccgaaaaatgtccaattagccattgtgaagctatgtgcatttctcaatgcaatctctcagaaggtgatcgatccagaaatcataccaaggctaaggagtgatgtggagcaatgtcttgttagtttcgagctggtgttcccaccatccttcttcaatatcatgacgcacgtcctagttcatctagtcgacgagattgtcattctgggccccgtatttctacacaatatgttcccctttgagaggttcatgggagtcctaaagaaatatgtccgtaactgtgctaggccaaaaggaagcatctccatgggccatcaaacagaggatgtcattgggttttgtgttgacttcattcctggccttaagaagatatgtctccctaaatcgcggtatgatggaagactgactggaaaaggcacgctagtagCGGacacaataatatgcagggacagacattcttggtctcaagcacactacacagttctacagaactctatcttggtgaccccatatgtcgatgaacacaagaacaatctGGGCTTCAAATACCCGGAGTagtgtgatgactggattacatgtgaacacatcatgactttcagcagttagttggaaacacgtctcagaggtgacaacactgtttgtgatgagctgtactcgttgtccaggggaccatcttcgactgtattgacttacaaaggatacgagataaataagaatacattttacacgatcgccaagatcaaaagagcaccaaccaaaacagcggtgtccgctttgatgcagcaaccgagaggggaaaggacacatattatggttacatagtggacatatgggaacttgactacggacatgattttaaggtccctttgtttaagtgcaaatgggtcaatctgtcaggaggcggggtacaggtagacccacagtacggaatgacaacagtggatctgaacaatcttgggtacactgacgaaccattcgtcctagccaatgatgtggcatacgttatctatgtgaaggacatgtctaccaaaccgagaaaaagaaaatataaggaagcgaatacatcatacgatgagtcaAAGCGCCACAGAGTTGTTTCAGGAAaaggggacatcgtgggagtggagggcaagacaaacatgtccgaagattatgagaagtttcatgaaattcctcccttcaaagtcaaagctgacccaagcatcctgataaacgatgaagattatccatggttacggcgcaataatcaaagcacacaagcgaagaaaaagtgaagatttTCTGTCcataactattatgatgataccatgccaactttcaacattttcctagttcatttgaaatgcatgttataatagacgagttttcgtatgaaaccctgatatctcgaaacagattgtccgttttgttgaaatgctttgaatgttgcattttataaacttctagtattattgaaactaaaattatatagaatttatgcaactaaaattatataaaattttcataaataacttttttgttacaaactttaatagcaaaaataattatcataaattaaattaaataagtgattagaaacaaaataatataaactttaataaaatatataagtagaaacaaaataaaataaactaaactttaataacataaataaaatttatgaaactaaaattatcaaagtattttttgttcaaaacattataagcaatctctagtattattgaaactaaaattacatataaaattgatgcaactaaaattatcaaagtattttctgttcaaaatcattaaaagttttcataaagaactttttttgttagaaactttaatagcaaaataaaataaaataagtttttttgttgtaagtagaaacaaaacaaaataaataaagcaaaaaagaagacaa
This window harbors:
- the LOC119352826 gene encoding glyoxylate/hydroxypyruvate reductase HPR3-like, with the protein product MASTVGAAARAPATGGKPSVLYLRRADDGLAAALRARYRVHSLYDSGAPLLAFLAASAAARGAGEPPRAAVVVGGGAIQVDAAFLDAAPCLRCVVTTAAGLDHVDLAECARRGVAVAGAGETFSTDVADHAVGLLLDMLRRVSAADRFVRRGLWPARGDYPLGSKLSGKRVGIIGLGSIGTLIARRLEAFGCTISYHSRRAKDSATISYKYFPSVISLALESDVLVVACALNDQTRHIVNKEVLEALGKDGVIVNIARGGNVDEAALIRALKGGGIAGAGLDVFEMEPVVPAELLSMENVVLTAHEAVFTVESASDISDLMIGNLEAFFQGKPLLTPVLPEQML